Below is a window of Rhodamnia argentea isolate NSW1041297 chromosome 11, ASM2092103v1, whole genome shotgun sequence DNA.
ATTAAAACTTGCAGCCAAGAGTATGACTGCAGGAAAGCTTGTGGCCTCCAGCACTGTTACATTGAAAAAGACGGCCCCGACACTTGCTACACCATGAAGCGCCTCGGACCACCAATTGTATGGTGGCACACCGACCCGGGAAATGCCGGTTGCACACAGTTCACCAATTGCTGCACCTTTTTGTGGAGGGCGAGAAGCAAGACTAGGTGTTTGGCGCAGTCTTGGTAGGATAAAGAGGTATAGCAAAAGGGAAATTGGCTGGTCTCTGGGGCACTTTTGTCACATGCATGTTGCTGAGAAGTGATTGGGACAATCAGAATGAACGAAACACAAAGAGATAAGAGACGCTGGTTCTCGAAAAGATGCGTATTTACTGCTTTGCTTGTAGTCGGGATGTCGCAAGCACTTTTTGCAGTGAATTTATAGTAGATGGAGAGACATTTTTTTCCTATGCGCTGTGCAAAAATAGAAGTTGCTCGTAGATTCAGAATAAAGAGTTTTCCCTGTCTAGGAGTGATGATGCATAAATgcattggaaaaacaaaagccTCTCTTTTCCTCCGCATTAGTCACCAAACTTACAACCCAAAGGTTAGTCTCGAGCATTCTCTGAAACTTGACTCGAAGACATAGCTAGATGAGACTTGTCATCCTAAGCCACTGTCCTAATTGCTACCAACTCTCACAGGAACTCTGCAACCAGAGATAGACATGAATCCTAGTTTTGGTATGTTCTGTTATAACTGACAAGTTGGCTTTTCAGGGAAGTCTTGCTAATTGCCAGCATGAGGAAGCTCCGAGTTCTGAGTCATAGTTATGCTATCACTAGATGATAATTCCATCCACACTTTTTGGCGATTAAGACATGTAACAAATGCATCCTGAAATGGTTGTCTGTCATATGACTCACATCCTAGTCCCCGCTTGATCAATTTTTCTGTTCTTAAGCTGATAAAACAGAGCGACACTGGTGGCTCTATTCATCTAAGCGCACCTTTTCAACATATGTTCCTTATCTTTTAGATTTAGGTGTAGGTCTACAGGAAAAAACTAATTGCTGCGGTCCTTGTGGCTTCCAGCATAGCACAACATCATCATAGTCATCACTACCTTCCATCAAATAATTAGGTTAATTCAATATTTTGACATCTTAATCCTTAAAGATGACAAAGACCAGGGCAATCCATCCAGCCGTCTCTTGTtcaaatttgaccttcaaaaatataaatttgacCAGAGTCCGCTCAAAATCCACCGACCCGTGAGTGGAAATCCAAAAGAAATGGATAAACTCTTAACTGTTTTAACGGCCTGTACCTCAATCGACACATTTCGTGCAATCCCAAGCCAACTAGGAACCACAAATTCTCGTCCATCGACACTCTTTCATCTTTCGGGTCTTTGCTGTGTCACAGGCTAGAACAGCTCGTTCTTCCGAATCCCATAGAGaaccgaaaaaacaaaaatccatcTTTTAAGACGATGCATTCCTTGTCACAGCGCATTCTATCCCCAAAACCAAATCTTTTTCTTGACCCAAGAAGGGACAAGTCAAAAGTTCATTGTGAACCTAATTTGATTTGCGGCGTTCAATCGAATTCCGAGACAAAATGTCAATCTTGAATCCCGGGGTCCTTGTCAGGCTTCTTGAAGGCATGAAAGGGAAGGAAATGGCCTGCGAAGATCGAAAAGCTGCGCTGTTACAAATCAGAAGCATAATGCCTGTCTTGTCCGAAGGGGAGCTCTGGCCTAACGGGGGATTTTACGTGAAAGTTTCTGATGCTTCACATGCCATGAATGTTTCTTTGCCTCAAGAACAAGATGACTTGATTCTATGCAACAAATTACAGCTTGGCCAATATGTATATGCTGATAAGATGGAGCCGTCGGATCCTGTTCCGGTGCTCAAAGGTGTGAGGCCCATTCCCGGCAGAAATTTGTGCAGTGGGGCTCCTAACGATCTTGTTCCTCTGGAAAATCTGGTGGAGATTTGGGCAGCATCTGATCCTGaatcaataaaagaaataattgatTCTACAGAAGAGAAACCAAAGCAGTCTGTGAATACTTCAAGGGCCAATGTAACTAGGAAAAATTGTGGAAGAGCAGCAAATGGCGTATCAAGAAAATGTGGTGTTGGTAGGACATTGTCTGATCCGGATGGTTTGCTTGGATGGGACAAAAATAGTGATTCTGATAGCACGATATCGTCATGTTCGGAGACTTCAACCACAAAGAGAAGAAGCTGGAATGGAGTGGACAGCACGAGAACAGATATTTCGAAATCTCGGATTCTCAAGCACAAATTAAAGTCCATATCAATCAGCCATGACCGTTGTAGACGTGTGAGTCTCAGTATGTCTTTTTTTATACGTACAACTGAGTAGAAAGCTAACGAGCATGAGAGAATTAATCCGCTGTTGTGCTTGATTAACCTCTTGTCTTGTGATTAATTGCCTATTCAATTCAGTTTTATAGGTCTCTTTGTGATTGCATTGTGTATTTAGGACAGTCCATGGGATCTAACAAATTTGCTTTGAAAAATGTGCTATAAGAGTTGGATCTCATGAATTTGAAGCAGGTCAAATTGATATTTCTGCAGAAGTATAAAAGTGATTCACTAATCATCACCTGCAAAATGCAGATTCTAGAAGGAACCGATCTTTTGTGATACGAAAAATGATTCCATTATTCCAGTATACGCTAGCTTCAAGGGACTGTCAACTGATTTCCTTCAAAATTTACATGACTTCAAAAAtcactccttttcttttcttttctttgggtaTCGACAGGTTTCTCCAGTCCAATCCCTGCATGAGGGCTCTTCTGACAGATCAAACTCCAAAgtgataaataaaaatatcagtGTGGCTACAAAATCCATCAGGACATTTAAGAGTAGGAACTCAGGAACACCAAAAAAAGGTGAAGTTCCCCTGGATCCAGCAGCATTGTTTAGTGCGGTACTAAACAGAACAAGAACAGAAGACAAAATTCTATGGTCCTCTCTTCCCTCAGCTTTAATGAAGCTAGGCAAGGTACTGCGATCTTGAAACGTATGCAAAGTCATTTGGTTCATTCTCTTCAAGTGAATTTCATAAGCACAAAAAGACATGAAACGATTTTCTTAATGCACTCATTCGATTCATGTTCCCTCAGGAGGTATTAGAACAAAGAGATGCAGCTTTGCTTGCTTCTGTGGCGGCTCTTCAAGAGGCTTCTGCGGCTGAAAGATTGCTGAAATGCCTCGGGTATGTGAACATAGGTATTATAGTATTGCATTTTGCATGTAAATTCtgtttttttggcatttttcactGTGGATACGAGAAACAAAAGTTCACCGGTTAGTGTAAAAATTTCCTGACTATACGAGAAACAGCAAAATCTGTCTGACGACTGTTCTTTTCTGGAAATTTCAGTGCATATTCAGAACTTCAGTCATCCAATTCAGAGGAAGAGCAGCCATCAGTTGATAAGTTTTTTAAGCTTCAAGATGACATGGCTCACAGTCGACTAGTTATTCAGTCACTGAACAATGCTACTCCAACAAGAGCAGCCGAAATCGAGCCCAATAGTGCCAATTCCACAAGGGAAGCTTTTAAGCTTGCATTAGATAGGAAAAGAAATGCAAGTTTGTGGATTAAAGCAGCTATGGCATCTGATCTAGTTCCATTATCTATGACCGCAAGATCTGGCCTTCCATCTATTGAAGCCACTAAAGCTTTCAAACGGTCTTGTGTTGGATCTGCTGACAGTGTGCCAACAAGAAAGCACAAGAACTATGAGGTAATGAGTGGGGTGACATCTGAGAATCACAAACTTGAATGGTCAAAAGGAAGTCCTTCAAGTGCAACAGCTGATTTAGCCAATGCCCTGCAAGATGAATTCAGAACATTGTTTCTGGCATATGTGGAGCGGTACTTAGACGGGCTTAAGAGCCAATTCTCCATAGAGTCTATATCAAATAGCCAGACAATCCATGTGATGCGTCAGATCAAAAGAGTGAGTGATTGGTTGGACGTCATGGCGAAAAAGGAGGCTAGTTATGCAAAGATCGGATGCAGAGGGAGTTCCGAGTTGGAGGATCCAGAATTCGAGGTCTACAGCAGGGTTAGAAACAAAATTTATAGGATTCTGTTGATGCATATCGAGAAAACTGCCCTGGCATGGGAAAGTACGAATACAGCTGCAGAAACTTGAGTGCTTCAACAAAGAAGCTGCTTTTGACTCCTGTAGCTAGATTGATGGGCTTCCATAACCGGAGATAAAACTTCATGTATCTGTTATCCCCATTGCAACTTTTGGAATGTTGGGGATTGAcaccttgtttgtttttgcaCATATGTAGCAGATGTAATTATCTTCTCCTGCTGACTGTATCTTCTTCCATTATGGAATCGCTCATGTTCAAATTGGTGAATTGGGTTTGGTGTATTTCTCACTCAGGATGTTACTTAGCTGTTTGATCCTTCATTTCTGCTGTAACAGTGCATCATCGTTGATATCACACCAATCTGATTTCTGAATAACCAAATTTTAGGTTACCATGAGTAAGTTTGATTAAGGGTATGTAAATACAATGAGGATTCCTTTTGAATATGGAAGAGTTGATAACATTTTCTAATCAAATCTGGGTGTATACTTCAACTAAGCACTTCACAAAGCAGGGTCCAGTCAATTATGATGACTAGTTTTATCATCAAAGTCGCAGGAAGAGTTCCCGGCCTCATTTTTTGCTGATTAAGCAATCGGTGCTGTGAAGATTTCCTTGGAGTTCTTTTCTATTCAAGAAGCAAAGAAGCGTGCAGATGCAGGTTACCCTACTCTCTTTTTAAGAATGTGGACTAAAAGATGGATGgataaagagagaagaaaaggctCACAGGTTGTTTCTATTCCTTTAATTTCTGTCTTCACAGAACTATGTAGAAAAGGGCAAGCAACAGAAAGCTGATTGATCCTGGCACTGCTGAGTGCTGGTAAAGAATGATCACCAGAACATTTTATTCACATTCAAGTGTAAAGTTTCCTCATTTGCAGATGAGAATAAAGCATATCAAACATACACCAGTGGAGTATAATACATGGGTCGTCCTTCTCAACTAGCAACTTTACACGAGGCATAGAACCGGTCTCCTAGCAGGAACACCTAGCTTTTCGAGACGGATACTTGGCATTTATGGAGGAGAATGGCTGAACTGAATTTATTCAATCACCCTTGGTAATCACCTGTCTCCCAGCAGGAACCCATAGCTTTTGAGGCGTATACTTGGCATCTATGGAGGAGAGAAGGCTGAACTGAATTTATTCAATCCCCCTAGATAATCACTGCTAACGCATCATCCATCAACGAATCTCAGAACCAGTTAAGTGAGATTGGTCCTTCCACGGTTATTAAGTGATATGCCTTATAGAAGACGGACAGAGATTCCTTCTTTTCATGAGAGTTTCAGTTGCACGATAACAACCTCTTCCATTACTTTACAGTGAGCAAGATTTACTTAGCTTCAAATCAAGTCCAATGTCCATTCCGTTATACGCAATCGGTGCATACATCCACAAGTCATCAGAACTCAAGAGCTGTACAGTTTCACACACAAGAAAACAATATCAATGTACATATCTTATTTTTCGGAAGCTTCGTGGTATGAAAGGTGCTGTAGGATGATATTGTATAATATAACGTAACTTCTTTAATCTTTTGGGCTTACCTTTATTTGCAGCTGTAGAAACTGAACATATTGAACAGCTTCTTCAAGCATTGTGCTAATGTCAACCTGCGACCAGAAACAACAGTTAAACATGACACTAGATTTTACTATTAAAGACATGAATTATGATGCAGGATATTGCCCAATTACCTTAGTTCCATTTGGAACAAGGTTCTGTAAGATTCTGAGGCGCTCATTTATGCGCTCTCTTCTTTTCTATAAGATGAAAGCAATGATCTGTTACTTTATTGTTCTTGGAGATGAAAGATCTGTCAAGAAAAACATTCTGGGATTGGACAAATATATAGCTTTATTTTAAAGTACTTACTCTTGCATAGAGAGACTGCGGATCTGTCGCCGAGCCCCTGCTGGCTCTGGTTTTTCCATTAGGATGGAGAGATGCAGTTGCATTTGGACTCAAACTGGAAGTAGCTCCTCTGTTCAGCTCCAGAGAAGAGCTAGAATCATCCTCTGAGAAGCAAGTACTCGAGCTCTGCCCACCAGGACGAGTTTCAGGTATTTTGCTTGGAAAATCAAGTGTCGGGTCTTTCCTTAACCTGACACTTCTCATGTTTTTCTGGAACGTCAGAGAAATAGAATCATAAGGAACCcgaaattattattaatttacgCAGTAGATCATCGAAAAAGCAGTATCCCGGATGCAAACTAGTTATTCCTGGACATGTACAATTTTTACTCACCTCTCCTAGGCTCCGAGATCTTTTCCTAGTAATGTCATTTGAATCATCCCTATCATCCTCTTTCGCAGCTGATATCCCTGGTTGAATCTCAGACCACCATTCGAGCTGCAAAGAGTTCTCCATAAAAGCCATTTCGCGGGGGCTCCCACGAGACTCATCACCTTCACTCATTTCTCGGTTCAGTGAATCATCCCCTTCAATGAGACGAGAACCGGTTTGTCTCACATTGCTCATGGAAAGTTCATTGCACAGGGAGCTACTACTAGTGGCCAGAATCGGATTCGAGTCACTCAAATAGTAGTTGCTATGACCTGAACTAGGGAAAAGGAAGCTACTGACACTGTTATGAAATTCGTCATGTGGAGAAGAAGAATGTGAAGTGGGAAAGAGAGTATCGGAAGAACAGAATGCACTTCCGTCAACCCCTGCTAGGCTCACAGATCCATAGGTCGGTAGATATGCGGAATGCAATGCCTGAGAGCCTCCATATTGCTCGGCTGGTAACGAATACTTATCGAGCCATTGAGCCAAGAGGTCAGACTCTTCAGTGAAGTACATTCCACTGATTAAGCCCCATTCGACCTCAGAATTAGCCCGAAAAGCTTCCATTGTAATTAGTAGAAGCTTTGTGGGAGAATAAGATTGCTATTTTTCTCAGTTGTGAATGACAGGAGAAGCTTGAGCAGCTCAAAGCTTTAAGAGAAATAGGATCCACAACACATATTTATATGATACCAAGAATGTGGCAAAGGATTGACTTTCATTTTGCATTATAAAATCATAGTGattatattcttttttcctgCTAAGAGGAGGAACTAACTCTTCAAGCCATGGTCGGATTAGACTAATGCATACCTCTTCATTGTCATTAAACGTCCCTGAGCTTAGCTAAATAACAGCAACACGATCACTTCCAAAGTCAGATACAATCATTGAGGAGAACTGAGTAGCTGTGATCTATTAGTATCATATAAACTGATCAATTATTTGAACGGAACACGGGTACGATTCGGTAAAAGAGGAAGAGTTGAGTTATGACATCTGGCAACAGAGAACCGGCCGGTCTTCTCGAGTACAATAAGCTCAAATTAATTATGGAGAAGCAGGGCATCAAGGACGGTGCGAGATCACAGAAATTTGTGTGAGATTCTTAGAACTGCCTGGACCAGACAATAGATCATCTAACTCAGATCCTTGCCTCCTCAAAGTGCTGTCTCTGATCAAAACAATTTTTCTGCGGCTTTCGTACGTGACAACGCGATTTGCTGCTTCTTTCTCAGTTACATGCATCTATGATCACATTACTAAAGTGCATAATAGTCTTAATAGATGCACATTGTGCTGACGATTTACTATCCGGGAATGAATGAAACATCATTTTCTGTTAAATGATGTTGCTTCTTTATTGCATTATCAATTCAAACATGCCCTTGGCCTCAGTTTTAACTTTCCTAAGTTACAAATTCCaattaaatttataaaaaaaaatttaccaccCACTATCATGCATGTCATCATGCATGCATCGTATATGTTGGATTTTAACATCGATGAATTTAAACTAACCTCTATTGATGCTCGATTGCGGACTTGCTCAAGAACGTTATTGAATCACCGACACGTCCTCTAAGAATTTTCAACCCACGATGGTCCGAATATGATTACAGGGAAAGATATTCACGTTCCACAAATTGATTCTCTTTGTAACGAAAGAACGATGTTCGTTTCTGTCGTTATGTTTCGTCTAACGTCGGTTAGCCCCTAAAAGTTATCTATATTATTTATAGATAAGAAATCAGCCATTCAAAAGGTACCTCTTCGCCGGGGCCTCTCTCAATCGCACCCTATCTTGGACGTTATCTTACACTACACATGTGGGGGAAAAATGCGGGGCTACAGCTACTCATCAAAAATAGCACCTCAGCTCTCAGCAAAAGCTAGGACACCTGATAATACCCAGTCCGACACTCTATTGACGGACGTAATTAGCACAATTTACTAAACAAACACTAACAGTAAATGTGTCCTAATTTTATATGGGGGAATTAGCTAGGGACATCTATGTCATTTCCGAACTATTAATAACACATTAACCACACCATCAAGTATTTAATTAATGTATGTTAGGAACCCTAGCAGCAGGCCATCTCAGAAACCCTAGCGGCCATCCCCATAAAGCTTCCGCAAACAAAAACGGATTGAAACTCAGAGTAGAAGTTCGTCTAGataacaagaaagaaaaccatTGGATTCATTTTTTCTCAGCTTTTAACTAATATCAGCTGCTACTCTGGAATTAATGAGAAGATGAACGAAACTCAAGAAAGAAAccctaattcttttctttttctttttctttaacagATGAACtaacaaggagaagaagaagaagaagaagtcctcCATGCACATCCTCCAAAGTCCAAACCTAAGATTCTGGCGATCATTTCGCTTCATAAAGAAAGCCCAAGGAAGCTTCAAACTCTAGAGATGAAAGCGACCCTACCAAGAAAAACTTATTTTCATGGGAGAACACATTAATAATCTTAGTTCTCAGCCGGCCATTGTTGCACGATCTCTTCTCTCGAGAGTCCATAAGTTCATTCTGttagaagaacaaaaagaaagcaaCCAAATCTTGGCCTTTGCAGTACACTTTGGAACAAAATATCTAA
It encodes the following:
- the LOC115735764 gene encoding uncharacterized protein LOC115735764; amino-acid sequence: MSILNPGVLVRLLEGMKGKEMACEDRKAALLQIRSIMPVLSEGELWPNGGFYVKVSDASHAMNVSLPQEQDDLILCNKLQLGQYVYADKMEPSDPVPVLKGVRPIPGRNLCSGAPNDLVPLENLVEIWAASDPESIKEIIDSTEEKPKQSVNTSRANVTRKNCGRAANGVSRKCGVGRTLSDPDGLLGWDKNSDSDSTISSCSETSTTKRRSWNGVDSTRTDISKSRILKHKLKSISISHDRCRRVSPVQSLHEGSSDRSNSKVINKNISVATKSIRTFKSRNSGTPKKGEVPLDPAALFSAVLNRTRTEDKILWSSLPSALMKLGKEVLEQRDAALLASVAALQEASAAERLLKCLGAYSELQSSNSEEEQPSVDKFFKLQDDMAHSRLVIQSLNNATPTRAAEIEPNSANSTREAFKLALDRKRNASLWIKAAMASDLVPLSMTARSGLPSIEATKAFKRSCVGSADSVPTRKHKNYEVMSGVTSENHKLEWSKGSPSSATADLANALQDEFRTLFLAYVERYLDGLKSQFSIESISNSQTIHVMRQIKRVSDWLDVMAKKEASYAKIGCRGSSELEDPEFEVYSRVRNKIYRILLMHIEKTALAWESTNTAAET
- the LOC115735763 gene encoding transcription factor bHLH84-like, translating into MEAFRANSEVEWGLISGMYFTEESDLLAQWLDKYSLPAEQYGGSQALHSAYLPTYGSVSLAGVDGSAFCSSDTLFPTSHSSSPHDEFHNSVSSFLFPSSGHSNYYLSDSNPILATSSSSLCNELSMSNVRQTGSRLIEGDDSLNREMSEGDESRGSPREMAFMENSLQLEWWSEIQPGISAAKEDDRDDSNDITRKRSRSLGEKNMRSVRLRKDPTLDFPSKIPETRPGGQSSSTCFSEDDSSSSLELNRGATSSLSPNATASLHPNGKTRASRGSATDPQSLYARKRRERINERLRILQNLVPNGTKVDISTMLEEAVQYVQFLQLQIKLLSSDDLWMYAPIAYNGMDIGLDLKLSKSCSL